The following coding sequences are from one Campylobacter sp. RM16187 window:
- a CDS encoding type III pantothenate kinase, with protein sequence MILCDIGNTNATIFEDGKISKISIDKFQNFKRNEKIYYISVNDSINQKLQNDKNFVNLEPFFEIDTIYKTLGIDRIANCYSIDEGVIVDAGSAITIDVMANKMHLGGCIVPGISQSLKTYENISSRLKIALNSQIQLDALPQKTADAISYGIVKPIVLLIENISNNSKIYFTGGDGEFLSRFFKNGIYDRILIFRGMQKLIEEKEIL encoded by the coding sequence ATGATTTTGTGTGATATAGGAAACACAAATGCAACTATATTTGAAGACGGAAAGATCTCAAAAATAAGTATAGATAAATTCCAAAATTTCAAGCGTAATGAGAAAATATACTATATAAGTGTAAATGACAGCATAAACCAAAAGCTTCAAAATGATAAAAACTTTGTAAATTTAGAGCCATTTTTTGAAATAGATACTATATATAAAACTCTTGGAATAGACAGGATAGCTAACTGCTACAGTATAGACGAGGGAGTAATAGTAGACGCCGGAAGCGCTATAACAATTGATGTCATGGCAAACAAAATGCATCTTGGAGGATGTATAGTGCCGGGTATTTCTCAAAGCCTAAAGACTTATGAAAACATATCTTCTCGATTAAAAATAGCTCTAAATTCGCAGATACAGCTTGATGCGCTACCTCAAAAGACTGCCGATGCCATAAGCTACGGTATAGTAAAGCCTATAGTTTTACTAATAGAAAATATCTCAAACAACTCTAAAATTTATTTTACAGGCGGAGATGGGGAGTTCTTATCCAGATTTTTCAAAAACGGAATATACGATAGAATACTCATCTTTAGAGGAATGCAAAAGCTTATAGAAGAAAAGGAAATTTTATGA
- a CDS encoding Fur family transcriptional regulator → MIENLEYDALLEKFKKVLKDNGLKYTQQREILLKTLYNNDEHFTPEKLYLFIKEAHPELNIGIATVYRTLNLLEESEMVTSISFGSQGKKFELATKPHHDHMICRRCGIIIEFEDPMIEKRQSNIAKEYGFKLTGHMMQLYGICKECNKKA, encoded by the coding sequence ATGATTGAAAATTTAGAATACGATGCTCTTCTTGAGAAATTTAAGAAAGTTTTGAAAGATAATGGGCTTAAATATACACAACAGCGAGAAATTTTGTTAAAGACCCTTTACAATAACGACGAGCATTTTACTCCGGAGAAGCTGTATTTGTTTATAAAAGAGGCTCATCCTGAACTAAACATAGGAATAGCTACAGTTTATAGAACCTTAAATTTACTAGAAGAATCAGAAATGGTAACATCTATAAGTTTTGGTTCTCAGGGTAAAAAATTTGAGCTTGCCACCAAGCCTCATCACGACCATATGATATGTAGACGTTGCGGCATAATCATAGAATTTGAAGATCCTATGATAGAAAAAAGGCAATCCAATATAGCAAAAGAGTATGGGTTTAAATTAACAGGTCATATGATGCAACTTTATGGAATCTGTAAGGAATGTAATAAAAAAGCTTAA
- the gatC gene encoding Asp-tRNA(Asn)/Glu-tRNA(Gln) amidotransferase subunit GatC — protein MNIDDSLLTKLEKLSSLKIGDDKREEIKNQLSEILNFVDILNELDLDDLKAVVSSIEGGTPFRDDIDIKSEVVDVILKNAPARNDHFFVVPKIIE, from the coding sequence ATGAATATAGATGATAGTTTGCTTACTAAGCTTGAAAAGCTTAGTTCTCTAAAAATTGGAGATGATAAGCGTGAAGAGATCAAGAATCAACTTAGTGAGATTTTGAATTTTGTAGATATTTTAAATGAGCTTGATTTGGATGATTTAAAGGCTGTTGTAAGCTCTATAGAAGGCGGAACTCCTTTTAGAGATGATATTGACATAAAGTCTGAAGTTGTGGATGTTATTTTGAAGAATGCGCCTGCAAGAAATGATCATTTTTTTGTTGTTCCTAAGATTATAGAGTAG
- a CDS encoding LysE family translocator has translation MTAFLQGLFFGFGAAVPIGPINIMIMTAALKSFWIAFAIGLGAMSADIFYLALLVFGLLEYLNGDTVSKIIGTFGICYLFYISYLILKNSNKPIRVDEQIGAIKGNFLRNYFKGFLVTLTNPYTVGFWLSVTSYAKSFENVYLVMVGLVVAIFIWIVSMPFGVYKSAKFISRNLVKWMNIVCAIILVVFALNMLYKLFL, from the coding sequence TTGACGGCATTTTTGCAAGGGTTGTTTTTTGGTTTTGGTGCGGCGGTCCCAATAGGCCCTATAAATATAATGATAATGACAGCTGCTCTAAAATCGTTTTGGATAGCTTTTGCTATAGGGCTTGGAGCCATGAGTGCTGATATATTTTATCTTGCGCTTTTGGTCTTTGGTCTGCTTGAATATTTAAATGGCGATACTGTCTCAAAAATTATAGGGACTTTTGGTATCTGTTATCTTTTTTATATATCATATCTTATACTTAAAAATTCCAATAAACCTATAAGAGTAGATGAGCAGATTGGAGCAATCAAAGGAAATTTTCTTAGAAATTATTTTAAAGGTTTCTTGGTAACTCTTACAAATCCTTATACGGTAGGCTTTTGGCTTAGTGTGACAAGCTATGCTAAAAGCTTTGAGAATGTATATTTAGTTATGGTCGGGCTTGTTGTCGCTATTTTTATATGGATAGTGTCTATGCCTTTTGGAGTCTATAAAAGTGCTAAATTTATCTCTCGTAATTTAGTAAAATGGATGAATATTGTATGTGCAATTATATTAGTAGTATTTGCGTTAAATATGCTTTATAAGTTATTTTTATAG
- the dapE gene encoding succinyl-diaminopimelate desuccinylase, with amino-acid sequence MQVINFLTELLKFKSITPKDDGTLDFISSFCNEFKPIFVNKNGVKNLILTKKFGDGPHLAFAGHVDVVPPGNGWDSDPFEPILKDGFIYARGAQDMKGGVAAFVCACKEAKNFKGTLSIILTSDEEGDAIYGTKEALKFMEENHMSPDFAVVAEPTCDKILGDTIKVGRRGSINGKLIIKGVQGHAAYPAKCINPVHQLASVFYKFAGHDMDNGSEFFDPSKIVITDIRGGMEVCNVTPGEVKVMFNVRNSIQTNAENLKDYIKELFGEFEYELEINQNAKPFLTDKDSKIVKSIQSSVIKICGVIPELNTKGGTSDARYLAEFGVKVVEFGVINDRIHAINERVSVNEIEKLYEVFADLIENFNS; translated from the coding sequence ATGCAAGTCATAAATTTTCTTACTGAACTTCTTAAGTTTAAGTCTATAACACCCAAAGACGATGGAACTTTAGATTTTATAAGCTCTTTTTGTAATGAATTCAAGCCCATTTTTGTAAATAAAAATGGTGTTAAAAATCTGATTTTGACTAAAAAATTTGGCGATGGGCCACATCTGGCTTTTGCCGGTCATGTTGATGTTGTGCCTCCTGGAAATGGTTGGGATAGTGATCCTTTTGAGCCAATTTTAAAAGATGGCTTTATATATGCTAGGGGCGCTCAAGATATGAAAGGGGGAGTTGCGGCATTTGTTTGCGCTTGTAAAGAAGCTAAAAATTTTAAAGGAACTCTGTCTATTATATTGACCAGTGATGAAGAGGGAGATGCGATTTACGGTACTAAAGAGGCGCTTAAATTTATGGAAGAAAATCATATGTCGCCCGATTTTGCTGTAGTAGCTGAGCCAACTTGCGATAAAATACTTGGAGATACCATTAAAGTCGGGCGTAGAGGATCTATAAATGGAAAACTTATAATCAAAGGAGTTCAAGGACACGCCGCATATCCTGCTAAGTGCATAAATCCAGTTCATCAACTAGCAAGCGTGTTTTATAAATTTGCAGGGCATGACATGGATAATGGAAGCGAATTTTTTGATCCTAGTAAAATCGTGATAACTGATATAAGAGGAGGTATGGAAGTCTGTAATGTCACGCCTGGTGAAGTAAAAGTAATGTTTAATGTTAGAAATTCTATTCAAACTAATGCAGAAAATTTAAAAGATTATATTAAAGAGCTATTTGGCGAATTTGAATATGAACTTGAAATCAACCAAAATGCAAAACCATTTTTAACCGATAAAGATAGTAAAATAGTAAAATCTATACAAAGTTCCGTTATAAAAATTTGTGGAGTAATACCTGAGCTAAATACTAAGGGTGGCACAAGTGATGCTAGGTATTTAGCTGAATTTGGTGTCAAAGTAGTAGAATTTGGAGTGATAAACGATAGAATTCATGCTATTAACGAGAGAGTTAGTGTTAATGAGATCGAAAAGCTATATGAGGTTTTTGCTGATTTGATAGAAAATTTCAACTCTTAA
- the hisG gene encoding ATP phosphoribosyltransferase — protein sequence MITIALPKGRIAEETLMIFRKIFKTPFLFEDRKLVMSEGGFKFLMVRNQDIPVYIVNGAADIGVVGLDVLEEHKPDVLRLLDLKIGKCRVCVGIKESDNLDYSAPELRVATKMPNISRNYFSTKATALKIIKLYGSIELAPIVGLSNAIVDVVETGTTMKQNGLKVAETIMHSSAHLIANKNSFIIKKDEILSLYDKIKKEIED from the coding sequence ATGATAACAATCGCTCTTCCAAAGGGTCGAATAGCCGAAGAAACTCTAATGATTTTTAGGAAAATTTTTAAGACACCTTTTTTATTTGAAGATAGAAAACTCGTAATGAGCGAAGGGGGTTTTAAATTCTTAATGGTCAGAAACCAAGACATACCCGTATATATAGTAAACGGTGCTGCAGATATTGGAGTGGTTGGGCTTGATGTTTTAGAAGAGCATAAGCCGGACGTACTTAGGCTGCTCGATCTAAAAATAGGAAAATGCCGCGTATGCGTAGGGATAAAAGAAAGCGATAATCTGGACTATAGTGCGCCGGAGCTTAGAGTAGCCACTAAGATGCCAAACATATCCAGAAATTACTTTTCAACAAAGGCAACCGCACTAAAAATCATCAAGTTATATGGTTCCATTGAGCTTGCTCCGATTGTAGGGCTTAGCAATGCAATAGTAGATGTGGTCGAAACTGGGACTACAATGAAGCAAAACGGGCTTAAAGTAGCCGAAACAATAATGCACTCATCGGCCCATCTAATAGCAAATAAAAATAGCTTTATAATAAAAAAAGATGAGATCTTGTCGCTTTACGACAAGATAAAAAAAGAGATTGAAGATTAA
- a CDS encoding endonuclease MutS2: MDRLIQTLDLTEYIAKFSSFLAREKPLFMPGDTRLHYEKIIELSLMEFKEPENTANLDDALMRLSKQAILHISEIYEFAKIIRYFTYLKTLKFEKKLGEWLAKIEIPEAVLKAANYFDKNGELKDEIDERLVGIRAAFNTKKAQIDADMKRLIYSKSITPYLVDTQVHFINSQEALLVRGGFNHALKGTVIGRSASGYFYIMPANIEKLKKEQSELIDKKEQIIYEYAKQISGVFHKNLLFLKFINTAFDLFDAYSARVLTARSLDYEFVLSDNSDKIILKNFAHPALKNPKSVSVDFSKKVLLITGVNAGGKSMLLKSIIAASFMAKYLLPMRIDPLNSRIGGFKEFDTIIEDPQNVKNDISTFAGRMMHFSKLFTKKNLLIGIDEIELGTDFEEAASLYGVMIEKLISQDIKMIITTHHKRLAMILAKNSEVELVAALYDEANSRPKFEFLKGTIGKSYAFETAARYGISQNLVSEAKRLYGEDKENLNEIISKTLNLEVELKERLENTLKKEQKLDSLIDSLRDQKERFEIEQQEIVNRLEREYFKAINEAKRAINLDDTKEKQRALNRANEAKKTIVKPEVATAPELNVGDHVKYGKIKGVVINLSKSDVTIQTDAVSLRVPIKMLKKSGNPPSAPQKSEVNLKIQKPRSANVVLDLHGMRADEAIDKLDKFISDSLVMGFDEVSVFHGIGTGKLAYAVKNFLREHPSVKEFFDAPPNQGGFGAKIIRL, from the coding sequence GTGGATAGGCTTATTCAAACCCTTGATTTGACTGAATATATCGCTAAATTTAGCTCATTTTTGGCCCGCGAAAAGCCTCTTTTTATGCCTGGAGACACAAGACTTCACTATGAAAAGATTATCGAACTCTCTTTAATGGAGTTTAAAGAGCCGGAGAATACCGCAAATTTAGACGATGCACTAATGCGCCTTAGCAAACAAGCAATACTTCATATAAGTGAAATTTACGAATTTGCCAAAATTATCAGATATTTTACCTATCTAAAAACTCTAAAATTTGAGAAAAAACTTGGAGAGTGGCTTGCAAAGATAGAAATTCCGGAAGCGGTTTTGAAAGCTGCAAACTATTTTGATAAAAATGGTGAGTTAAAAGATGAGATAGATGAGAGATTGGTTGGCATAAGAGCCGCTTTTAACACAAAAAAAGCGCAAATTGATGCCGACATGAAAAGGCTTATATATTCTAAGTCGATAACTCCTTATCTTGTCGATACACAGGTGCATTTTATAAACAGTCAAGAGGCGTTGCTAGTTAGAGGAGGCTTTAATCACGCTTTAAAAGGCACCGTTATAGGGCGTAGCGCTAGCGGATATTTTTATATAATGCCGGCGAATATAGAAAAGTTAAAAAAAGAGCAAAGTGAGCTAATAGATAAAAAAGAGCAAATAATTTATGAATATGCAAAGCAGATTAGCGGAGTTTTTCACAAAAATTTATTATTTTTAAAATTTATAAACACAGCCTTTGATCTTTTTGACGCCTATAGTGCAAGAGTTTTGACAGCTAGAAGCTTGGATTACGAGTTTGTTTTAAGTGATAACTCAGATAAGATAATTCTTAAAAATTTCGCCCATCCTGCGCTTAAAAACCCAAAGAGTGTAAGTGTGGATTTTAGTAAAAAAGTTCTTTTGATAACCGGTGTAAATGCTGGCGGTAAATCTATGCTACTAAAATCAATAATAGCTGCTTCTTTTATGGCGAAGTATCTTTTGCCTATGAGAATAGATCCTCTTAACTCTCGCATAGGCGGATTTAAGGAGTTTGATACCATCATCGAAGATCCGCAAAACGTAAAGAACGATATCTCAACTTTTGCTGGCAGGATGATGCATTTTTCTAAACTTTTTACAAAGAAAAATTTGCTAATCGGTATTGATGAGATAGAGCTTGGAACGGATTTTGAAGAGGCTGCAAGCTTATATGGGGTAATGATAGAAAAGCTTATATCTCAAGATATTAAGATGATAATTACAACCCACCACAAACGTTTAGCCATGATACTTGCCAAAAATAGCGAGGTTGAGCTTGTGGCGGCACTTTATGACGAAGCAAATTCTCGTCCGAAATTCGAGTTTTTAAAAGGAACTATTGGTAAATCATATGCCTTTGAAACAGCGGCTAGATACGGAATCTCTCAAAATTTGGTAAGCGAGGCTAAGAGGCTTTACGGAGAAGATAAAGAAAATTTAAATGAAATAATCTCAAAGACTCTAAATTTAGAGGTTGAGCTAAAAGAAAGGCTTGAAAATACACTCAAAAAAGAACAAAAATTAGACAGCCTAATAGACAGCTTAAGAGATCAAAAAGAGCGTTTTGAAATTGAGCAGCAAGAGATTGTAAATAGACTTGAAAGAGAGTATTTTAAGGCTATAAATGAGGCCAAAAGAGCTATAAATTTAGATGATACCAAAGAGAAACAGCGCGCTTTAAACAGGGCTAATGAAGCTAAAAAAACGATAGTAAAACCAGAAGTTGCCACTGCGCCTGAGCTAAATGTGGGAGATCATGTAAAATATGGCAAAATAAAGGGGGTGGTGATAAATTTAAGCAAAAGCGATGTGACTATACAAACCGATGCCGTAAGCTTGAGGGTGCCTATAAAGATGTTAAAAAAGAGTGGAAATCCGCCATCTGCACCACAAAAATCAGAAGTAAATTTGAAAATACAAAAGCCAAGAAGTGCAAATGTAGTGCTTGATCTGCACGGAATGCGTGCTGATGAGGCGATAGATAAATTGGATAAATTTATAAGCGATAGCCTTGTGATGGGTTTTGATGAGGTAAGCGTATTTCACGGTATAGGCACAGGTAAACTTGCTTATGCGGTCAAGAATTTTTTAAGAGAGCATCCTAGTGTAAAGGAATTTTTTGATGCACCGCCAAATCAGGGTGGTTTTGGAGCAAAGATTATTCGTCTTTAG
- a CDS encoding PQQ-like beta-propeller repeat protein, with the protein MKKIYTIISILSALFLLGGCGTKRQYFEPENVDLRVNFDYTLPSHILTTSVNGAILKNGMVVTKDGVLSNDISFTKDTILLNAYEDKIITSSLDGNLIVTGKTKEVLFQRSFNEAIVSAAIDGDKLALVTASNIIYLIDTIKNINLLEFESSAIYTQDSRAAAPYFMSSLVIFPTLDGKIMIVDKNQGKILRDVVVSSDEFFNNIIFLDVINDTMIAATGKRIVVINPERTLYYNGEIKNIVSHKDRLYILKKDGEILLTDLNLQKLNSINFKFAIFSNAITLDDHLYIIEKKGYLIKADLDLKKHQIFRLNDEIDDKSFISFKEFYYDNKYLKLK; encoded by the coding sequence ATGAAAAAAATTTACACTATTATATCGATACTGTCTGCACTATTTTTACTAGGAGGATGCGGAACCAAAAGACAATATTTTGAGCCTGAAAATGTAGATTTAAGAGTGAATTTTGACTATACCCTTCCTTCTCATATTTTAACAACTAGCGTTAATGGGGCTATACTTAAAAACGGTATGGTTGTAACAAAAGACGGAGTATTATCAAATGATATCAGCTTTACAAAAGACACAATACTTTTAAACGCTTATGAAGACAAGATTATTACTTCTTCTCTAGATGGAAATTTGATAGTTACAGGCAAGACAAAAGAGGTGCTGTTTCAAAGAAGTTTTAATGAGGCAATAGTATCTGCTGCAATAGATGGCGATAAACTGGCTCTAGTAACTGCTTCAAACATAATATATCTAATAGACACAATAAAAAATATAAATTTATTAGAGTTTGAATCATCTGCCATATACACCCAGGACTCAAGAGCTGCAGCGCCTTATTTTATGAGCTCTTTAGTGATATTCCCGACTCTCGATGGTAAGATCATGATAGTGGATAAAAATCAGGGTAAAATTTTAAGAGATGTTGTTGTAAGCAGTGATGAATTCTTTAATAATATAATATTTTTAGACGTTATAAATGACACAATGATAGCGGCGACAGGAAAAAGGATAGTGGTTATCAATCCGGAAAGAACACTTTACTATAATGGCGAGATAAAAAATATAGTTTCGCATAAAGACAGACTATACATCTTGAAAAAAGATGGGGAAATTTTACTAACGGATCTAAATTTGCAGAAATTAAATTCCATAAATTTTAAATTTGCAATCTTTTCAAATGCGATCACGCTAGATGACCATTTATACATAATCGAGAAAAAGGGCTATCTGATAAAGGCGGATTTAGATCTTAAAAAGCACCAAATTTTTAGATTAAATGACGAGATAGACGACAAGAGCTTTATAAGCTTTAAGGAATTTTACTACGACAATAAATATCTTAAGTTAAAATGA
- a CDS encoding CvpA family protein, whose translation MDFVTIFDIGILAAVLILGIKGIINGLIREVFGLLGLIGGIVVASRFASDAGKIISDNVYKIEGDSILFFAGFLSILIVFWITCVGIGMFLAKLAGLSGLGFLDRVGGFLMGSLKIFLIFSVLVVTVSNIHALNSKIEPYFKDSKLYPILLTAGKWIMNIDVNSVKKSIEERIQTPIDKMKNNMIQIEDNTTTQDNSIKSEDNKTMQSAIIIEDQNNTRKE comes from the coding sequence ATGGATTTCGTAACAATTTTTGATATTGGCATATTAGCTGCGGTTTTGATTTTAGGCATTAAAGGCATAATAAATGGACTAATAAGAGAGGTCTTTGGACTATTAGGACTAATAGGCGGAATAGTTGTAGCTAGTAGATTTGCTAGCGATGCAGGTAAAATCATAAGTGACAATGTCTATAAAATAGAAGGTGATTCTATACTATTTTTCGCAGGTTTTTTATCAATCCTTATCGTCTTTTGGATTACTTGTGTCGGTATTGGAATGTTTTTAGCAAAACTTGCGGGATTAAGTGGTCTTGGTTTTTTAGATAGAGTAGGCGGATTTTTAATGGGAAGTTTAAAAATTTTCCTTATTTTTTCTGTTTTAGTGGTAACCGTCTCAAACATCCATGCTTTAAATAGTAAAATCGAGCCATACTTTAAAGATAGTAAGCTATATCCTATTCTTTTAACTGCTGGAAAATGGATAATGAATATAGATGTAAATAGTGTAAAAAAAAGTATAGAAGAGAGAATCCAAACGCCTATTGATAAAATGAAAAATAATATGATTCAAATTGAGGATAATACAACCACGCAAGATAATAGTATCAAATCCGAAGATAATAAAACCATGCAAAGTGCTATTATTATCGAAGATCAAAATAATACAAGGAAGGAGTAG
- a CDS encoding type IV pilus twitching motility protein PilT has translation MQKYSDSNISLEALLRTVVHNKASDLHLVSRSEPQIRIDGTLRPLELGILSGHDIQDICYALVTDAQKSELEENRELDFAIELPNIGRFRGNYYYTMNGDLAAAFRIIPTEIPSLDDLKTPSIFKEIVKREKGMILVTGPTGSGKSTTLAAMLNEINLNERKHVITIEDPVEFVHQNKKSLFSHRNIGTDTHSYARALKYSLREDPDIILVGEMRDRETISTAITAAETGHLVFATLHTNSALQTINRIIDSFEGGEQLQVRNMLSVSLTAVISQSLLPKNGGGRLAVHEILINNPAIANLIRENKVHQIYSQMQLNQQMTGMTTQTQSLMKAIQNKLVTKEMAMRYSTAQQELGNLIGM, from the coding sequence ATGCAAAAGTATAGCGATAGCAATATAAGCCTTGAAGCTCTGCTTAGGACTGTTGTTCACAATAAAGCAAGCGATCTTCATCTTGTATCAAGAAGTGAACCTCAAATAAGAATAGATGGCACTTTGCGTCCTCTTGAGCTCGGAATTTTAAGCGGTCATGACATACAAGATATATGCTATGCCCTTGTTACCGATGCACAAAAGAGTGAGCTTGAAGAGAATAGAGAGCTTGACTTTGCGATAGAACTTCCGAATATAGGTCGCTTTAGAGGTAACTACTACTATACTATGAATGGTGATTTAGCTGCGGCATTTCGTATAATACCTACCGAAATCCCATCTCTTGATGATCTAAAGACTCCTAGTATTTTTAAGGAGATTGTAAAACGCGAAAAGGGAATGATACTTGTTACAGGACCTACGGGAAGTGGTAAATCAACTACTCTCGCTGCTATGCTAAATGAGATAAATTTAAATGAAAGAAAACATGTTATTACGATTGAAGATCCGGTAGAATTTGTTCATCAGAATAAAAAATCTCTATTTTCCCATAGAAATATAGGCACGGATACACACTCTTATGCGAGAGCTCTTAAATATTCTCTTCGTGAAGATCCGGATATCATACTAGTGGGCGAGATGAGAGATAGGGAGACTATATCTACTGCTATTACTGCGGCAGAGACTGGACACCTTGTTTTTGCTACGCTTCATACAAACTCGGCTCTTCAAACAATTAACCGTATTATAGATAGCTTTGAGGGCGGAGAACAGCTTCAAGTTAGAAATATGCTCTCAGTTTCTCTTACAGCTGTAATTTCACAAAGTTTGCTTCCTAAAAATGGCGGGGGTCGTTTGGCCGTTCATGAAATTTTAATAAACAATCCTGCTATTGCGAACCTTATAAGAGAGAATAAAGTTCATCAAATTTACTCTCAAATGCAATTAAATCAGCAAATGACCGGTATGACTACACAAACGCAATCTTTAATGAAGGCTATACAAAATAAGCTTGTGACAAAAGAGATGGCCATGAGATACTCAACAGCTCAGCAGGAGCTTGGAAATTTAATAGGAATGTAA
- a CDS encoding EAL domain-containing protein — MNVVEMIYKDIAREDIAKFQEYTKETKAIPTWILQGSETKKEFIVLASSEYPDLINKPMPHEICDMDARRYQNLINSDHYKNIKLVPDNKILVCYFKKYKDIIIGYRMLHNAKISGFGDPYFKEWVIVNMKTTIVVTTLILVIALFQYFLFFRNLKTSHYIMTKINSELTKKNSEIEYRLYFDILTGLPNKESLQRDIESMKNPKIVIMDIDNFRKMNNYFGYKICNQVLVYLAELTRRIADKEGMTVYRTGADQFTFVEDKNFFIDRYEELAAKLLDTLKGLIIDVEREDEDKQDLIEVHCTVGFSLDEFDTFKKAMLALEHAKSNGKDYFCYLKSIDDTTQYVEQIKRSNLIRNAIINDRIIPFYQPIFNAKKQVVKYEMLARIQNSREIISPNVFLDVSKRIKRYVDIEKMLLEKSFKLIADKPEAVISVNLSGRDMTDGDMSVFIIDRINRYKIANRVVFEILEDENLENLERVIKFIERVKNMGVKIAIDDFGSGYSNFSYLLRIKPDYIKLDGSIIKNVDIDDDSRSVAGAIIAFAKKLNITIVAEFVHSKSVFEACVDLGVDEFQGFYLGEPSDSLL, encoded by the coding sequence ATGAATGTTGTAGAGATGATTTATAAAGATATCGCCAGAGAAGATATAGCAAAATTTCAAGAATACACAAAAGAGACTAAGGCAATTCCTACTTGGATATTACAGGGTTCTGAAACTAAAAAAGAATTTATTGTTTTAGCCAGTTCAGAATATCCCGACCTTATTAATAAACCTATGCCCCATGAGATTTGTGATATGGACGCAAGAAGATATCAAAATCTAATTAATAGCGACCACTATAAAAATATTAAACTAGTGCCTGATAATAAAATTTTAGTTTGTTATTTTAAAAAATATAAAGATATAATTATCGGCTATCGTATGCTTCATAATGCTAAAATTTCAGGTTTTGGCGACCCTTACTTTAAAGAGTGGGTTATCGTAAATATGAAAACTACAATAGTTGTAACGACTTTAATACTTGTAATAGCTCTATTTCAATATTTTTTATTTTTTAGAAACTTAAAAACAAGCCATTATATAATGACTAAAATTAATTCAGAGCTTACTAAAAAAAATTCTGAAATAGAGTATAGGCTTTATTTTGACATATTGACAGGACTGCCAAATAAAGAGTCTTTACAAAGAGATATAGAGTCTATGAAAAATCCTAAAATAGTTATTATGGATATAGATAATTTTAGAAAAATGAATAACTATTTTGGCTATAAGATATGTAATCAGGTTTTAGTATATCTTGCTGAACTTACAAGAAGAATAGCCGACAAAGAGGGAATGACGGTATATAGGACGGGAGCGGATCAATTTACTTTTGTAGAAGATAAAAATTTCTTCATAGATAGATATGAGGAGCTTGCTGCAAAATTATTGGATACATTAAAGGGTCTTATTATAGATGTTGAGAGAGAGGATGAAGATAAGCAAGATCTAATAGAGGTGCATTGCACTGTAGGATTTTCTCTTGATGAGTTTGATACCTTTAAAAAGGCTATGCTAGCTTTGGAGCATGCAAAAAGTAATGGTAAAGATTATTTTTGTTACCTCAAAAGCATCGATGATACAACGCAATATGTTGAGCAGATTAAGCGTTCAAATTTAATTAGAAATGCAATTATAAATGATAGGATTATCCCTTTCTATCAGCCTATATTTAATGCAAAAAAACAGGTTGTTAAGTATGAGATGTTGGCTCGTATACAAAATAGCAGGGAGATAATATCACCCAATGTTTTTTTAGATGTATCAAAACGCATTAAGAGGTATGTTGATATAGAAAAAATGCTTTTGGAAAAGAGCTTTAAGCTTATAGCTGATAAGCCAGAAGCGGTAATATCGGTAAATTTATCAGGTAGAGATATGACAGATGGCGATATGAGCGTATTTATAATAGATAGAATCAATAGATATAAGATCGCAAATCGTGTAGTTTTTGAAATACTGGAGGATGAGAACCTTGAGAATTTGGAGAGGGTTATTAAATTTATAGAGCGCGTTAAAAATATGGGAGTTAAGATAGCTATAGATGATTTTGGCTCAGGATATAGCAATTTTTCATATTTATTAAGGATAAAACCTGATTATATTAAATTAGACGGCTCTATAATAAAAAATGTAGATATTGATGATGATTCACGCTCTGTAGCCGGAGCTATAATAGCATTCGCCAAAAAGCTTAATATCACTATAGTTGCCGAATTTGTGCATTCAAAGAGTGTTTTTGAAGCTTGCGTAGATCTTGGAGTAGATGAATTCCAAGGATTTTATCTAGGCGAGCCTTCGGATTCACTGCTTTAA